The following proteins are co-located in the Pseudodesulfovibrio alkaliphilus genome:
- a CDS encoding tail fiber assembly protein: MYRYPDETIRRRLPGRMIDGNVIRYTRDMNAEQLDALGYNEAIPVVRQPHTVYTTEWIKDELVYREQIVTAVVDEAARDAALARSIRAERDRLLGLSDWTQLADAPLSEDERDAWTAYRQELRDVPQQARFPGAVAWPELHEPAG, from the coding sequence ATGTACAGATACCCTGACGAAACCATCAGGCGGCGGCTGCCGGGCAGGATGATTGACGGCAACGTGATCCGCTACACCAGAGACATGAACGCCGAACAGCTTGACGCCCTGGGCTACAACGAGGCCATCCCGGTCGTCCGCCAGCCGCACACCGTCTACACCACCGAGTGGATCAAGGATGAGTTGGTGTACCGGGAACAGATCGTCACCGCCGTGGTGGACGAAGCTGCCCGTGACGCGGCCCTGGCCCGGTCCATCCGCGCCGAGCGTGACCGTCTGCTTGGCTTGTCCGATTGGACGCAGCTTGCGGACGCTCCCTTGAGCGAGGACGAACGCGACGCCTGGACCGCCTATCGCCAGGAGCTGCGCGACGTGCCGCAGCAGGCGCGCTTTCCGGGGGCAGTGGCGTGGCCGGAGCTGCATGAACCCGCAGGCTGA
- a CDS encoding SlyX family protein — protein sequence METRIERLESLVALQDQTIEKLSDAVFDQQRQLTDLTRQVERMAGKLREMDDVLSQSGPADLPPPHYNG from the coding sequence ATGGAAACACGCATCGAACGGCTGGAAAGCCTTGTGGCGTTGCAGGACCAGACCATCGAGAAGTTGAGCGACGCGGTCTTTGATCAGCAGCGGCAGCTGACCGATCTGACCCGGCAGGTGGAACGGATGGCAGGCAAGCTGCGCGAGATGGACGACGTTCTGAGCCAGTCCGGACCGGCCGACCTGCCGCCGCCGCACTACAACGGATAA
- a CDS encoding GGDEF domain-containing protein — translation MTRDKPSSGRLKTRYTLFYVLSVAALTALLCTNFGVIYTLALTPPDEPEMMMKLVYIVMVAGFLVLAAQALLVFTRILAALGRDGREMERLREQIDQLSVYDELTKVYNRYKFDSVAQREMDNVRRYATPLSAVMFDIDDFKGLNETHGYKTGDLLLANLARFVGARLRKTDYVFRWRGGKFIILAPHTDIDKAAIMAEKLRQIVGHKLFGGKIRMRLSLGVAQCRGDDTVETFLHRLQSALTGAKSQGRNRVVLARS, via the coding sequence ATGACCCGGGACAAACCGTCATCAGGCAGACTCAAGACCCGCTACACGCTCTTCTATGTCCTGAGCGTGGCCGCGCTGACAGCGCTGCTGTGCACCAACTTCGGGGTGATCTACACCCTGGCCCTGACCCCGCCGGACGAGCCTGAGATGATGATGAAGCTGGTCTACATCGTCATGGTGGCCGGGTTCCTCGTCCTTGCGGCCCAGGCCCTGCTGGTCTTCACCCGGATTCTGGCCGCCCTGGGCCGCGACGGGCGCGAGATGGAGCGTCTGCGCGAGCAGATAGACCAGCTCTCGGTTTATGACGAGCTGACCAAGGTGTATAACCGCTACAAGTTCGATTCCGTGGCCCAGCGCGAAATGGACAACGTCCGCCGCTACGCCACCCCTCTCTCGGCAGTCATGTTCGACATCGACGACTTCAAGGGGCTCAACGAGACCCACGGGTACAAGACCGGCGATCTGCTGCTGGCCAATCTGGCCCGGTTCGTTGGGGCCCGGCTGCGCAAGACCGACTACGTCTTTCGTTGGCGGGGGGGCAAGTTCATCATCCTGGCCCCCCACACCGACATCGACAAGGCGGCTATCATGGCCGAAAAACTCCGCCAGATCGTGGGGCACAAACTCTTTGGCGGCAAGATTCGCATGCGCCTCTCGCTGGGGGTGGCCCAGTGCCGCGGCGACGACACCGTCGAAACCTTCCTGCACCGGCTCCAGTCCGCCCTGACCGGGGCCAAGAGCCAGGGCAGAAACCGGGTTGTGCTCGCCAGGAGCTGA
- a CDS encoding cupin domain-containing protein: MNKKITAREVIDILGLKPHPEEGGYYAETHRSQEVHAVHALPGRYAGERCHSTAIYYLLTPQTYSHMHRLVTDEVFHFYMGDPCEMLLLHPDGCGEAVVLGHDLLAGHRPQVVVPAGSWQGMRLVPGGGFGLMGCTVAPGFEFADYDHAVRAELLNAYPGFADRIVPLTAG; encoded by the coding sequence ATGAATAAAAAAATAACCGCACGAGAAGTTATCGACATCCTCGGACTCAAGCCCCACCCCGAAGAAGGCGGCTACTACGCCGAAACCCATCGGTCGCAAGAGGTCCATGCCGTCCATGCCCTGCCCGGACGATACGCCGGGGAGCGCTGCCACTCCACGGCCATCTACTATCTGCTCACCCCGCAGACCTATTCGCACATGCACAGGCTGGTCACGGACGAGGTCTTCCACTTTTACATGGGCGACCCGTGCGAGATGCTGTTGCTGCACCCGGACGGGTGCGGCGAGGCCGTGGTCCTCGGCCACGATCTTCTGGCCGGACACCGTCCCCAGGTGGTGGTTCCGGCCGGTAGTTGGCAGGGCATGCGCCTTGTGCCCGGAGGCGGGTTCGGCCTCATGGGCTGCACCGTGGCGCCGGGATTCGAGTTCGCGGACTACGACCACGCGGTTCGTGCCGAATTGCTGAACGCCTATCCCGGATTCGCTGACAGGATTGTTCCCCTCACGGCCGGTTAG
- a CDS encoding DMT family transporter: MKEHSLTSVYTLLILSMALWGGTWVAGRVLAQSIHPMSAAFLRFVLASAMLAVMCRRAEGHMPRLERGQILPAIFLGATGVFIYSYFFFTGLQTIPAGRAALIVACIPVCISLLSALLYKERFGPVRMAGALLSLVGVSVVIADGNPLALLSGGVNRGDFMILGCVASWTAYSLGGRSAMKRLSPLTAVTWSCFFGTLMLLGPAVAGGLAEDVVRARAIDWACLVFLGVLATGLAYFWYYRAISVIGASRAGIFINTVPVFAVIMGALILREPIHLSLLLGGTMVVSGVYLTNRH, from the coding sequence ATGAAAGAACACTCTCTCACCTCGGTCTACACCCTGCTCATCCTCAGCATGGCCCTGTGGGGGGGCACCTGGGTGGCCGGACGCGTCCTGGCCCAGTCCATCCACCCCATGTCCGCAGCCTTTCTGCGTTTCGTGCTGGCCTCGGCCATGCTCGCGGTCATGTGCCGCCGGGCCGAGGGGCACATGCCGCGTCTTGAGCGCGGCCAGATCCTGCCCGCGATTTTTCTCGGAGCCACCGGGGTGTTCATCTACAGCTACTTCTTCTTCACCGGCTTGCAGACCATCCCGGCCGGACGCGCCGCCCTCATCGTGGCCTGCATTCCGGTGTGCATATCCCTGCTCTCGGCCCTGCTCTACAAGGAGCGGTTCGGCCCGGTACGCATGGCCGGGGCGCTGCTCTCGCTGGTAGGCGTTTCCGTGGTCATCGCCGACGGCAACCCCCTGGCGCTGCTCTCCGGCGGGGTCAACCGGGGCGATTTCATGATTCTCGGCTGCGTGGCCAGCTGGACCGCCTACTCCCTGGGAGGCCGCTCGGCCATGAAACGCCTCTCGCCGCTTACGGCCGTGACCTGGTCCTGCTTCTTCGGCACCCTCATGCTCCTCGGACCGGCCGTGGCCGGAGGGTTGGCCGAGGATGTCGTCAGGGCGCGGGCCATCGACTGGGCCTGTCTTGTCTTCCTCGGCGTGCTGGCCACCGGGCTGGCCTATTTCTGGTACTATCGGGCCATCTCGGTCATCGGCGCCTCGCGGGCGGGCATCTTCATCAACACCGTGCCCGTCTTTGCCGTGATCATGGGCGCCCTCATCCTGAGGGAGCCCATCCACCTCTCCCTGCTCCTGGGGGGAACCATGGTCGTGTCCGGCGTGTACCTGACCAACCGGCACTGA
- a CDS encoding EAL domain-containing protein encodes MRSRRLSSFFEFTPLGMLLPAALTLALFGGSIFLYLLPSIHNAFMNDRRENIRMLTGTVINTLAHLQQRVEAGELGPDEARDMGRELVRAMRYGPEGKDYFWINDETPRMVMHPYIPELEGRELTEYTDTEGKALFMEFIRAAETPQGGFVNYHWQWKDQPEILARKLSYVRKFEPWGWIVGTGIYLDDVQGELAGYRNRLAVIFMAILLVVAGIEIYVLRKFARGARERAKIRLQRERLLDALRSGEERYRTIADFAYDWEMWIDTDGGVVYCSPACERISGHPPERFFERPGLLREVIVPEDREAWDKYLIFINTEVGGSLDFRIVTRSGQTRWIGVVGRAVSGIGMKPLGIRCSFRDITDRKEMEEQLRHQALHDPLTELANRTLCLDRIGQAMRRAGRRGNYYFAVVFLDLDRFKIINDSLGHRFGDMVLVETANRLARHVRTLDTVSRFGGDEFVLLLDELASPGEAIRIVKRIREELAQPFLFGGHEVQTTASFGIVLSPVPDIRSSEVLQRANIAMHQAKEAGRNRFKVFTARMLESAVDQLTMENDMRRGLESGEFHVEFQPIMDLGGSDIMGFEALARWQHPERGSIPPSEFIPMAEESGIILKLGEWVLRESLLTLARWRKKTSGAEDIFISVNLSGKQFARAELDKLVIDALRAASLPPEALKLEITESALMDHPETAINVLKRLRRIGVRFSIDDFGTGYSSLSQLQQLPVDTLKVDRSFISRMKTDPENMEIVRAVIALAHSLGLDVVAEGVEDAGQLCSLMELRCESVQGFYFHKPLAPHDAEALLQRRAEGGDASPGQRMREARQGCRDARSSDDAGSA; translated from the coding sequence ATGCGTTCACGCCGCCTGTCTTCGTTCTTCGAGTTCACCCCTTTGGGCATGCTCCTGCCTGCGGCGCTTACGCTGGCCCTGTTTGGCGGGTCCATCTTCCTCTACCTGCTCCCCTCCATCCACAACGCCTTCATGAACGACCGGCGCGAGAACATCCGCATGCTCACCGGCACGGTCATCAACACCCTGGCCCACCTTCAGCAGCGGGTCGAGGCCGGGGAGCTTGGCCCGGACGAGGCCAGGGACATGGGCCGCGAGCTGGTGCGGGCCATGCGCTACGGCCCCGAGGGCAAGGACTACTTCTGGATCAACGACGAGACTCCGCGCATGGTCATGCACCCCTACATCCCCGAGCTCGAGGGGCGCGAGCTGACAGAGTACACCGACACGGAGGGGAAGGCCCTGTTTATGGAGTTCATCCGGGCGGCGGAAACCCCCCAAGGCGGGTTCGTGAACTACCACTGGCAGTGGAAGGACCAACCGGAAATCCTTGCCCGCAAGCTCTCCTATGTCCGCAAGTTCGAGCCCTGGGGCTGGATCGTGGGCACCGGCATCTATCTCGACGATGTCCAGGGCGAACTGGCCGGATACCGCAACCGGCTCGCCGTCATCTTCATGGCCATTTTGTTGGTGGTGGCCGGCATTGAGATATACGTCCTGCGCAAATTCGCCCGCGGGGCCAGGGAGCGGGCCAAGATACGGCTGCAACGCGAGCGCCTGCTCGATGCCCTGCGCTCGGGCGAGGAGCGCTACCGCACCATTGCCGACTTCGCCTACGACTGGGAGATGTGGATCGACACCGACGGCGGCGTGGTCTACTGCTCGCCCGCCTGCGAACGCATCTCGGGCCACCCGCCCGAGCGTTTTTTCGAGCGTCCCGGGCTGCTGCGCGAGGTCATCGTGCCCGAAGACCGCGAGGCGTGGGACAAATATCTGATTTTCATCAATACCGAGGTGGGCGGTTCCCTGGATTTCCGCATTGTCACCCGCAGCGGGCAGACCCGCTGGATCGGCGTGGTGGGCCGGGCGGTGTCCGGCATCGGCATGAAGCCGCTGGGCATCCGGTGCAGCTTCCGCGACATCACGGACCGCAAGGAGATGGAGGAACAGCTCCGGCATCAGGCCCTGCACGACCCCCTCACCGAGCTGGCCAACCGGACCCTGTGCCTGGACCGCATCGGCCAGGCCATGCGCCGGGCCGGACGCCGGGGCAACTACTACTTTGCCGTGGTCTTCCTTGATCTTGACCGATTCAAGATCATCAACGACTCCCTGGGACACCGCTTTGGCGACATGGTCCTGGTGGAGACGGCCAACCGCCTCGCCCGCCATGTGCGTACTCTGGACACGGTCTCGCGCTTCGGCGGGGACGAGTTCGTGCTCCTGCTCGACGAGCTGGCCAGTCCGGGCGAGGCCATCCGCATCGTCAAGCGCATCCGCGAGGAGCTGGCCCAGCCCTTCCTTTTCGGCGGTCACGAGGTGCAGACCACGGCCAGCTTCGGCATTGTCCTGAGCCCGGTCCCGGACATCCGCTCCTCCGAGGTGCTTCAGCGGGCCAATATCGCCATGCACCAGGCCAAGGAGGCGGGCCGCAATCGGTTCAAGGTCTTCACCGCCCGCATGCTCGAAAGCGCCGTGGACCAGCTGACCATGGAAAACGACATGCGCCGGGGGCTGGAGTCCGGGGAATTCCATGTGGAGTTCCAGCCCATCATGGACCTGGGCGGTTCGGACATCATGGGCTTCGAGGCCCTGGCCCGCTGGCAGCATCCCGAACGCGGCTCCATTCCGCCCTCGGAGTTCATCCCCATGGCCGAGGAGTCGGGCATCATTCTCAAGCTCGGCGAGTGGGTGCTGCGCGAGTCCCTTCTGACCCTGGCACGCTGGCGCAAAAAGACCAGCGGAGCCGAGGACATCTTCATCTCCGTCAACCTCTCGGGCAAACAGTTCGCCCGGGCCGAGCTGGACAAGCTGGTCATCGACGCCCTGCGGGCCGCCAGTCTGCCGCCCGAGGCCCTCAAGCTCGAGATCACCGAATCCGCGCTCATGGATCACCCGGAGACAGCCATCAACGTCCTCAAGCGGCTGCGCCGCATCGGGGTGCGATTCTCCATCGACGATTTCGGCACGGGCTATTCCTCGCTCTCCCAGCTTCAGCAGCTGCCCGTGGACACGCTCAAGGTGGACCGCTCCTTTATTTCGCGCATGAAGACCGACCCGGAAAACATGGAGATCGTCCGTGCGGTCATCGCCCTGGCCCATTCCCTTGGTCTGGATGTGGTGGCCGAGGGAGTGGAGGACGCGGGCCAACTGTGTTCGCTCATGGAGCTTCGCTGCGAGTCCGTGCAGGGGTTCTATTTCCACAAGCCCCTGGCCCCGCACGATGCCGAGGCCCTGCTCCAACGCCGCGCCGAAGGCGGCGACGCCTCGCCAGGACAGCGGATGCGCGAGGCCAGACAGGGTTGCCGGGACGCCCGGTCGTCTGACGACGCCGGGTCCGCCTGA
- a CDS encoding discoidin domain-containing protein, with amino-acid sequence MGLIADLLIPPQWRIKTAASLTDFSSPGELPSLCTLSVWFDDGMGYEHVHIQRAYANVSVRINGVIADEYAGNPSAIGGSHADLLKIALTRRYGGFAGTYAELYCVHQLVDAEAFGKGTGASWRPVEAVLPNVVWDRSGTAYASSNFAANYWPAQAFNGKYGDGWCAATVPSVNSPVILAYDYGAAKQVNNYTLFGWGNNTARTPSDWNVQGSNNSTNGMDGTWTTLDTRSGEDPTYGIHYSITSPSPYRWCRLRITKALGGQACGVKELLLFVEDGTDLHGSHLDFANPDALGEDVSGNDNHWTVQGTPSINRP; translated from the coding sequence ATGGGACTCATTGCCGACCTCCTCATCCCCCCGCAGTGGCGTATCAAAACCGCCGCCTCCCTCACGGACTTCTCCTCGCCCGGAGAACTGCCGAGCCTCTGCACCCTTTCAGTCTGGTTCGATGACGGGATGGGCTATGAACACGTCCACATCCAACGTGCGTACGCCAACGTCTCTGTACGCATCAACGGCGTTATTGCGGACGAGTACGCCGGAAACCCCAGCGCCATAGGCGGGAGCCACGCCGATCTGCTCAAAATCGCGCTGACCCGCCGCTACGGCGGCTTTGCCGGGACATACGCCGAACTGTACTGCGTCCATCAACTCGTCGATGCCGAGGCGTTCGGCAAGGGCACGGGCGCGTCATGGCGTCCGGTTGAAGCGGTGTTGCCGAACGTGGTGTGGGACAGGTCCGGGACCGCATATGCGAGCAGCAACTTTGCTGCGAACTACTGGCCCGCGCAAGCCTTTAACGGAAAATACGGGGATGGATGGTGCGCGGCCACGGTTCCCTCGGTCAACTCCCCCGTCATATTGGCGTACGACTACGGAGCGGCGAAACAGGTGAACAACTACACGCTCTTCGGATGGGGCAATAACACCGCCAGGACGCCAAGCGATTGGAACGTGCAGGGAAGCAACAATTCCACCAACGGAATGGACGGAACGTGGACCACGCTGGACACGCGAAGCGGCGAAGACCCTACCTATGGAATCCACTATTCCATCACATCGCCCAGCCCGTATCGATGGTGCAGGCTGCGCATCACCAAAGCGTTGGGAGGGCAAGCCTGTGGCGTCAAGGAGTTGCTGCTGTTCGTCGAGGACGGAACAGACCTCCACGGGTCGCACCTTGATTTTGCCAACCCCGATGCCCTTGGCGAGGACGTGAGCGGCAACGACAACCACTGGACCGTGCAGGGCACACCGTCCATCAACAGACCATAA
- a CDS encoding nitroreductase family protein: MFCDTSLCKRCGACAAECPYSLIVEDGEGFPKLRPAARKTCIGCGHCVAVCPVAALALPAMPVTAGLAPAQCPPMERDLRISLEQAYQFLRGRRSVRTYGDKPIPEGVVADLLDVARFAPSAKNGQPARWIVTRTREATHRLAGLTVEFMAINNVFPGVIRNWERGVDKVLHGAPHVAVAHAPEDGFNPAEDCSLAAAYLELAAHAHGLGACWAGFLMEAAEGYGPIRDALGLPEGHGVYAALMLGYPKYRYARIPLRREVELRWLD; encoded by the coding sequence GTGTTCTGCGACACCTCGCTGTGCAAGCGTTGCGGCGCCTGCGCCGCCGAGTGCCCCTATTCCCTGATCGTCGAGGACGGCGAGGGGTTCCCGAAGCTCAGGCCCGCGGCCAGGAAGACCTGCATCGGTTGCGGCCACTGCGTGGCCGTCTGTCCCGTGGCCGCCCTGGCCCTGCCCGCCATGCCCGTGACCGCCGGACTGGCCCCGGCCCAGTGCCCGCCCATGGAGCGCGATCTGAGGATCAGCCTTGAGCAGGCGTATCAGTTTCTGCGCGGCCGCCGTTCGGTACGCACCTATGGCGACAAGCCCATTCCCGAGGGGGTTGTGGCCGACCTGCTTGATGTGGCCCGCTTCGCGCCCAGCGCCAAGAACGGCCAGCCCGCCCGCTGGATCGTCACCCGCACCCGCGAGGCCACCCACCGTCTGGCCGGACTCACCGTGGAGTTCATGGCCATCAACAACGTCTTTCCCGGCGTCATCAGGAACTGGGAGCGGGGCGTGGACAAGGTGCTTCACGGCGCACCCCACGTGGCCGTGGCCCACGCGCCCGAGGACGGGTTCAACCCGGCCGAGGACTGCTCCCTGGCCGCCGCCTACCTGGAGCTGGCCGCCCATGCCCACGGGCTGGGCGCGTGTTGGGCCGGGTTTCTCATGGAGGCCGCCGAGGGCTACGGCCCCATCCGCGATGCCCTGGGCCTGCCCGAGGGGCACGGCGTCTACGCCGCCCTGATGCTCGGCTATCCCAAGTACCGCTATGCGCGTATCCCCCTGCGGCGCGAAGTGGAGCTGCGCTGGCTCGACTGA
- a CDS encoding PAS domain S-box protein, with amino-acid sequence MALIIREFLKLYGPLALAIVLASLWFLHSRDLEHLNAVRLRQPLILEREAAIIDRAVNGLAADARLLARLAADRLDGLPGPALERIFSDFARTRPHSLMVRFIDNRGMERVRVDQAWSGPVVAPSELLQDKGERYYVREALRIDPGSVFVSDFDLNVEQGRIEVPHRPTLRFASPVVDAGGSVVGAVVINYDGRHLLDQVKRAGASGEGLTLLCDARGFWIIGPATDEEWGRDLGRPDATMAVRFPEAWRAVAGQEEGQTHTPEGLFSFVSIHVAQDADGPGAADWRLMTWVPPAVLSLPWATPFTGLAVLFLLTLVPGCWFLASYRVRQAEVEARLRESEARTLAISRSAQDAVVMIDDQGRVTFWNPAAERLFGYPAGEIMGRRLHSLLAPEEMRARAEAGMAGFARSGRGHVVGRVVELDALRRDGSTVPVEVGVASVQLDGRWYAVGTLRDMTRRKRYEAALRRSEETSRTLLNAPDHVAMLIEPNGSIAAINETGARLYGQEAEAMIGRTLFEFLSGERAEALRTILREIIEQARPSRFEATRDGRRYLASVYPVTGPDGAVEQVAIFARDITEQRLAQAALQRSEQRFRDVSAAVGEFIWETDADGIYTFVTDDVFSVLGRTAEELLGRSPAVFIAPDQTDDFVRWQTDVYARREPFSKVELRCVTRDGRTVWLQSSGVPYRDEEGRFGGYRGADMDISERKRAEEIIKASERKLRALAESAYDAIVMIDGNARVSFWNPAAERLFGFAEDEAMGRAITDLITPPELREKTLMTLRQLAGGDGPPSLGTLQETEAVRKDGTRLPVERSVSSFRLGGAWYAVATIRDITERKTTEARLRELATTDSLTGLYNRRRFMELAEREFVRSRRYQGALTMLMMDIDHFKRVNDTHGHDVGDEVLRELAHISRVTLREPDVLGRLGGEEFGVLLPETDAAAALEVAERLRRAIEDASMVTAAGEMRITVSIGAAASDADADSVATLLKRADVALYAAKEAGRNRVVAG; translated from the coding sequence ATGGCTCTGATCATACGGGAATTTCTGAAACTCTATGGTCCGTTGGCCTTGGCCATCGTCCTGGCCTCGCTCTGGTTCCTCCACAGCCGCGACCTGGAGCACCTCAACGCCGTGCGTCTGCGGCAGCCCCTGATTCTGGAGCGCGAGGCCGCCATCATCGACCGAGCCGTGAACGGCTTGGCCGCCGACGCCAGACTTTTGGCCCGACTGGCCGCCGACCGTCTCGACGGATTGCCCGGCCCCGCCCTGGAGCGTATCTTTTCCGACTTCGCCCGGACCAGACCCCATTCCCTCATGGTCCGGTTCATCGACAACCGCGGCATGGAGCGTGTGCGTGTCGATCAGGCCTGGTCCGGCCCGGTCGTCGCGCCGTCCGAATTGCTCCAGGACAAGGGGGAGCGGTACTATGTGCGCGAGGCCCTGCGCATCGACCCGGGCAGTGTCTTTGTCTCGGACTTTGATCTCAATGTGGAGCAGGGCCGCATCGAGGTGCCCCACCGGCCCACCCTGCGCTTCGCCAGCCCGGTGGTCGATGCCGGGGGCAGTGTGGTCGGCGCGGTGGTCATCAATTACGACGGCAGACATCTGCTGGATCAGGTCAAACGGGCCGGGGCCTCCGGCGAGGGGCTGACCCTGCTCTGCGATGCCCGGGGTTTCTGGATAATCGGCCCGGCCACGGACGAGGAGTGGGGCCGCGATCTCGGACGCCCGGACGCCACCATGGCCGTCCGCTTCCCCGAGGCGTGGCGGGCAGTGGCAGGGCAGGAGGAGGGCCAGACGCACACCCCCGAGGGGCTCTTTTCCTTTGTGTCCATTCACGTTGCCCAGGACGCCGACGGCCCTGGAGCCGCGGACTGGCGGCTCATGACCTGGGTTCCTCCGGCCGTCCTCTCCCTGCCCTGGGCCACCCCCTTCACCGGGCTGGCCGTGCTCTTCCTGCTGACCCTGGTTCCGGGATGCTGGTTTCTGGCCAGCTACCGGGTGCGTCAGGCCGAGGTGGAGGCCCGCCTGCGCGAAAGCGAGGCGCGCACCCTGGCCATCAGTCGGTCGGCTCAGGATGCGGTGGTGATGATCGACGACCAGGGGCGCGTCACCTTCTGGAATCCGGCCGCCGAAAGGCTCTTCGGCTACCCGGCCGGGGAGATTATGGGCAGGCGGCTCCACTCCCTGCTCGCGCCGGAAGAAATGCGGGCCAGGGCCGAGGCGGGCATGGCCGGATTCGCCCGGTCGGGCCGTGGCCATGTGGTGGGGCGGGTGGTGGAGCTCGATGCGCTGCGCCGGGACGGCTCCACGGTTCCGGTGGAGGTGGGCGTGGCCTCGGTGCAGTTGGACGGCCGCTGGTACGCTGTGGGCACCCTGCGCGACATGACCCGGCGCAAGCGCTACGAGGCGGCCCTCCGCCGCAGCGAGGAAACCAGCCGGACCCTGCTCAACGCCCCGGACCATGTGGCCATGCTTATCGAGCCAAACGGCAGCATCGCTGCCATCAACGAGACCGGCGCACGCCTCTACGGACAGGAGGCCGAAGCCATGATCGGCCGCACCCTGTTCGAGTTCCTGTCCGGGGAACGGGCCGAGGCCCTGCGCACCATACTCCGGGAGATCATCGAGCAGGCCCGGCCCTCCCGGTTCGAGGCCACTCGCGACGGCCGCCGCTATCTGGCCAGCGTCTACCCCGTCACCGGCCCGGACGGCGCAGTGGAGCAGGTGGCCATTTTCGCCCGGGACATCACCGAGCAGCGTCTGGCCCAGGCCGCCCTGCAACGCTCCGAACAGCGCTTTCGCGATGTGAGCGCAGCGGTGGGGGAATTCATCTGGGAAACCGATGCGGACGGGATATACACCTTTGTCACCGACGATGTCTTCTCCGTGCTCGGCCGCACTGCCGAGGAATTGCTGGGCCGTTCCCCGGCGGTGTTCATCGCCCCGGACCAGACCGATGACTTCGTGCGCTGGCAGACCGATGTGTACGCCCGGCGCGAGCCCTTCTCCAAGGTCGAGCTGCGTTGCGTCACCCGGGACGGCCGCACGGTCTGGCTCCAGTCGAGCGGTGTGCCGTATCGCGACGAGGAGGGACGGTTTGGCGGGTATCGCGGGGCGGATATGGACATCTCGGAGCGCAAGCGGGCCGAGGAGATCATCAAGGCCAGCGAACGCAAGCTTCGCGCCCTGGCCGAGTCCGCCTACGACGCCATTGTCATGATCGACGGAAACGCCCGTGTCTCCTTCTGGAATCCCGCAGCCGAACGTCTCTTCGGCTTTGCCGAGGACGAGGCCATGGGGCGGGCCATCACCGATCTGATCACCCCGCCGGAGCTGCGCGAAAAGACCCTCATGACCCTGCGCCAACTGGCCGGAGGCGACGGCCCGCCATCCCTGGGGACCCTCCAGGAAACCGAAGCCGTGCGCAAGGACGGCACCCGGCTGCCGGTGGAGCGGTCCGTGTCTTCCTTCCGCCTCGGGGGCGCATGGTACGCCGTGGCCACCATCCGCGACATCACCGAGCGCAAGACCACCGAGGCCAGGCTTCGCGAGCTGGCGACCACCGACAGCCTGACCGGGCTGTACAACCGCCGCCGCTTCATGGAGCTGGCCGAGCGGGAATTCGTCAGGAGCCGCCGCTACCAGGGGGCGCTGACCATGCTCATGATGGATATCGATCATTTCAAACGGGTCAACGACACCCATGGCCATGATGTGGGCGACGAGGTGCTGCGCGAGCTGGCACACATCTCTCGCGTCACCCTGCGCGAGCCGGACGTGCTTGGCAGGCTGGGGGGCGAGGAGTTCGGCGTGCTCTTGCCCGAGACCGACGCAGCCGCGGCCCTGGAGGTGGCCGAACGGTTGCGTAGGGCCATTGAGGACGCCTCCATGGTTACGGCAGCCGGAGAAATGCGAATTACCGTGAGCATCGGCGCGGCCGCCTCGGACGCGGACGCCGACTCCGTGGCCACCCTGCTCAAGCGGGCCGATGTGGCCCTTTACGCGGCCAAGGAGGCCGGACGCAACCGGGTGGTGGCCGGATGA
- a CDS encoding 3D domain-containing protein: protein MKTLLNYALTPVLCAAMVILAVVAFAKQQEIDTLRHKLALSEQTATARKNMVEEARLIQKAMHANPVRTVTVTAYNPTVEQCDEDPLIAASMRRVRAGTIAVSRDLFDQGWVFGRKVRIEGLGIFEINDLMNKRFTQRIDIFMWDEGEARQFGKRSIKAALLDI, encoded by the coding sequence ATGAAAACACTACTCAACTACGCGCTAACGCCTGTGCTGTGCGCAGCCATGGTCATCCTCGCTGTAGTTGCCTTTGCCAAGCAGCAGGAGATCGATACGTTGCGCCACAAGCTCGCCTTGTCCGAGCAGACGGCCACCGCGCGCAAGAACATGGTCGAGGAGGCCCGGCTCATTCAGAAGGCCATGCACGCCAATCCGGTGCGTACCGTCACCGTCACCGCCTACAATCCCACCGTGGAACAGTGTGACGAGGACCCGCTCATTGCCGCCAGCATGCGCCGGGTCCGCGCCGGGACCATCGCCGTTTCCCGCGATCTCTTCGACCAGGGCTGGGTGTTCGGCCGCAAGGTCCGCATCGAGGGGCTCGGCATCTTTGAGATCAACGACCTGATGAACAAGCGCTTCACCCAACGCATCGACATCTTCATGTGGGACGAGGGCGAGGCCAGGCAGTTCGGCAAGCGCAGCATCAAGGCGGCGCTGCTCGACATCTGA